One window of Panthera tigris isolate Pti1 chromosome C2, P.tigris_Pti1_mat1.1, whole genome shotgun sequence genomic DNA carries:
- the MYLK gene encoding myosin light chain kinase, smooth muscle isoform X9 yields MAMISGLSGRKSSTGSPTSPLNAEKLESEEDVSQAFLEAVAEEKPHVKPYFSKTIRDLEVVEGSAARFDCKIEGYPDPEVVWFKDDQSIRESRHFQIDYDEDGNCSLIISDVCGDDDAKYTCKAVNSLGEATCTAELIVETMEEGEGEGEEEEEEE; encoded by the exons ATGGCAATGATCTCAGGGCTCAGTGGCAGGAAATCCTCAACAGGATCACCAACCAGCCCGCTCAATGCAGAAAAATTAGAATCTGAAG AAGATGTGTCCCAAGCTTTCCTTGAGGCTGTTGCTGAGGAAAAGCCCCATGTAAAACCCTATTTCTCTAAGACCATCCGTGATTTAGAAGTTGTGGAGGGAAGCGCTGCTAGATTTGACTGCAAGATTGAAG gATACCCAGACCCTGAAGTTGTCTGGTTCAAAGATGACCAGTCAATCCGGGAGTCCCGCCACTTCCAGATAGACTACGACGAGGATGGGAACTGCTCTTTAATCATTAGTGATGTTTGCGGGGATGACGATGCCAAGTATACCTGCAAGGCTGTCAACAGTCTCGGAGAAGCCACCTGCACAGCAGAGCTCATTGTGGAAACcatggaggaaggggaaggggaaggagaagaggaagaaga
- the MYLK gene encoding myosin light chain kinase, smooth muscle isoform X8 produces the protein MGVEAQYEKGFCLMLTLFSHINAHIGSRPHSILRTSSDTLIVLSRARLGSLLWQNFGTGEVLISRTAAPLGLGSFPRAPLPNGNQGHRLSPTPVSIFQKTGNAVRAIGRLSSMAMISGLSGRKSSTGSPTSPLNAEKLESEDVSQAFLEAVAEEKPHVKPYFSKTIRDLEVVEGSAARFDCKIEGYPDPEVVWFKDDQSIRESRHFQIDYDEDGNCSLIISDVCGDDDAKYTCKAVNSLGEATCTAELIVETMEEGEGEGEEEEEEE, from the exons ATGGGAGTTGAAGCACAGTATGAAAAGGGTTTTTGTCTCATGTTGACCTTGTTTAGTCACATTAACGCACACATTGGTTCCAGGCCCCATTCCATTCTCCGAACATCTTCTGACACGCTGATAGTGCTGAGCAGAGCAAGGTTGGGCTCACTCCTCTGGCAGAACTTCGGCACTGGGGAGGTCCTCATTTCAAGGACAGCTGCACCTCTGGGGCTAGGCTCTTTTCCCCGAGCCCCACTGCCCAACGGGAACCAGGGACACCGCCTGAGTCCAACGCCAGTGTCTATTTTCCAGAAAACGGGCAATGCTGTGAGAGCCATTGGAAGACTGTCCTCTATGGCAATGATCTCAGGGCTCAGTGGCAGGAAATCCTCAACAGGATCACCAACCAGCCCGCTCAATGCAGAAAAATTAGAATCTGAAG ATGTGTCCCAAGCTTTCCTTGAGGCTGTTGCTGAGGAAAAGCCCCATGTAAAACCCTATTTCTCTAAGACCATCCGTGATTTAGAAGTTGTGGAGGGAAGCGCTGCTAGATTTGACTGCAAGATTGAAG gATACCCAGACCCTGAAGTTGTCTGGTTCAAAGATGACCAGTCAATCCGGGAGTCCCGCCACTTCCAGATAGACTACGACGAGGATGGGAACTGCTCTTTAATCATTAGTGATGTTTGCGGGGATGACGATGCCAAGTATACCTGCAAGGCTGTCAACAGTCTCGGAGAAGCCACCTGCACAGCAGAGCTCATTGTGGAAACcatggaggaaggggaaggggaaggagaagaggaagaaga